The genomic window tacatttgtaaatccgcagagaacaaaaaaactaattgtgCAATTGTTCCTCCAAGAACAAAGTTTTAtagtcatttttaatattagggagataattgaaaaattaggtcCAAATCGATTATAAATTGTTATGCCAATGTAAGTATAACTACGTGAGAAAAGAGGTGTGCTACGGTGTAGCCATGTCAGAGTCTTATGTGTTATATCTCTGTCATGAATTGCATATCTTGGAATTAATTTCTCTAACAGATATTTTggcttttggtttttatagagcCGATACATAAATGTAAGAAAACTAAACTCAAAGAGAAATGACATTTTTAGCCACTGCAATCgataaaacagtaatttaaaaGCCCGTTCTATGTCATCTGGATCGCAATAATGAATTAACTGAGATTTGGTACTCTTATGAAACCAAAagtagattattaaaaaaaaacgcttgcTACCTCGGGCTTAAATCAATTGCACCAATagtttcaaaatcaaattgacCACTGAcctcaaaagcctggaagaaTTCTAACAAACCTTATACTCAATAATTCAAGAGGTCCTGCAATCTGAACAGTTCTTATCCAGGATAAAACTTTGCATATTCCTTGGAGGATGTATTAAAGATCATAATGAATTGTTGTTAGGTTGTGGGATGTCCCCTGATAGTATCTGTGGGCGGTAGTGGTACGGGACCAAGTGTAACTTTACCGGGTCCTGGACCGGTGCACCGCCCTAGCACCCTCTTGGTAAACCACCCCGGAAGACTGGAAGATATCGAGGTGAACGTTGAGGGTGAGAATCGTTTTCTTGGTGGTTTCATGGTCCTTGGAGGGAAGTCTTGCTTGTTTTTTTGCCTAAgcagttaatttattttctctatATAAATGAGGTGTCTGAATTAGTAATTCGTGAATGGGCTAAGATGGCACTGCTGTAGCTAAATAGAGtaacaaaaattctttttgtttaGTCTATTGGAGagtattagaaatttttatgagcctatgtacagggtgtcgcaaattcgagggtgactattggaatctcggaaaccataagagttacagggtcgattaaatagaggcaaagttgcgtaatttggagcttaataaaatgatgtttaaaaacatttaaaattttagatactctataaaaaatcgaaaattaacaaaatcgtttttaccttctaccgactttatttaaagagacatcgaaaaactaaaaacaggAGTAATCGGatatgcaagtgcgatacctcattttaaagacaattaaaaatactttttaaaaatgagaaaatccaatatggtgcctataagaaaaattaaagttgatgatgatgatcgaaaaaaaaacgaaacgttgGATTTTTTCTTACGTCATGTTGTAGAGCATTAAAAGTGTATATATCTCCGGAAGTatctggaattttaattttttttaaatgtcattttattaagcgagatcccaatggttagcctcgaatttgggacaccctgtattgtaaaataaagtatatcgaatatattttttaagtgatgGTTTGAGCCCttaagattaatttaaaaaacgtcTCAAATCACCTTAAATTTCGATTTGTTATCTTTGCTCTAAACTTTGCTCAAATCTGTAAAACTATCgagttgaaaaaattttctGGACATATATTTATAGGCAATTAAATTCCTTACAAAAAACTTTTCTGTTTTCGAATAATAAGGCTTTAAgcattgatatattttttattttggaattttgtaactaatgaacaaataaatatataaaagagaataatatagattttctataaaaaatttaatgctgTACAAAAAAGGTTTCTTAAAGTTTGTACATAAAATCAATCTTTCAAGAGTTATTCACAAATTAAGAcatagtaaatatttaacttaaataataaataacttttaaaagagTGGTTTCATGTAAAATTCTTAAGAGACCTTTTTTATAAAGGgttaaatttcctttaagaaTCTATATCGTTAATTtcgatatatttatttgttcgCTAGTtacaaaattccaaaatataaaaagtgaatCTAAAAAATGTATCAATGTTTAAGTTTGATTATTCGTAAAAGGATCGTCTGgcgaaaattttcaaagagaATTTTATTTCCTATAAACGCGTGTgcagataaatttttttacctcGATTTTTTTGGTCAAGTCTAATGTACATGTTTTTTCTGATAATTTGTTTGACTTCAAAAAGGATTTCACTACTCGAATGTTGGGACATTCTGTATATGTTTTGCTAAAATATGACGTAATCAAAAAGTCTCTTGAGACTTGCTAGGCTAAAAATATCTGGTTGTGTATAGTGCTTGCTTgttgttatacagggtggtcctaTACGAGcaaattttcttgttttaaccggaatatgatttttttgatcATTTATTGCATTCTATGCAAAATTCTAAGTAATTACTGTCACACGTTATACTTTGGACTTGCGGTTTTCAATATATAAGCGGctgaaaattgcttttttttgacGCTGTTGTTAGGCAAAATAATCTGTCAGATGTCAGcacttttgacataaaaaattgacactAAGTCAGCAGATGAAATAAATATACGTGcacagttaattatttttaactgtatcacctttaaaagttttaaaaaatagcaatttaactcaaaaaccacttgaCCAAAGTATACCATGTAAAAAATTGCACGTAGATTCAAAACTGTAATAACATACAGTAATTtgtcattgttttttttttatgatcaCCCTGGtttgcattaaatattttttcttgtcgGTTTGGCTTTATTGGCATGtgcttaattaaaatatttacaaactttaatTATGTAAATGCTTTATTGTTAGCTTTGCATGTTgtgttttgtttgcttttttttgcatgccaaaaaatgtaattttccaTATTACGGTACAATATAGATAAGACGACAAACAAGTGTATtattgtaagtttttagtttattcctTCCTCTGtaactaaaattgaaacaaaatatatcgATTTTCACGTTCACgtttgttttcctttttttatttgtttcttatttcatACTTTTGCACGCcctttttttcttgttttcagGTCACCACCCATATGTATACTAGATGATCCCGATTCTCCTCCcttatcactttatttttatttcacacCCTTCGTTTTTGTCTTGCTTTTGTTTTACTAACCATTCCTCAACCCCTTCCTTACCagttaaaacattaataaaagaaaacatgttttaagaatgtttgtttttatttcatttttaatgtaTAAGGTTTTTTTGTATTCGTGTTTGACGAGAGgcaacaatttaattttttgatttaaatgattttttttttcaaaataaactcCGAGCtgttttaagtcatttaaatgacacttttttatGGAATGATCTGTATATTAAGGGTCCAATTGttggatatttaaaatataacaattaaaaaattagacgTTTCAAAAATATCCATAGAGTGtcccatataaaaaataaacctgCATAATTTGTAAATTGTCTTTCTagtgttcttaatttttttatttgggcgGGGCACGCTATAGAAAACaatgcaattaattttttttcaaaattctaaatGCTACgcccatttttttttggaaaaaaaatcaatagaaaattTTGAGCAAAGTGGATATTTTTTCGTAGATGCTTCAAatgaaattacattaaaaacctCAGTACTCTATATAATACTTCTAGTAGGGAAACTATGAGGATATTTCCaggtttttttcattattttttatacaacaTTGAATAATTAATGGAATTTTTAGATTCTGCATAATATTCTTATGCCTTACTTTGGCTCAATAATTTCCAAGATCAACAAATAAAACTCAACTCTTTTTTAACGTTTAAATACTCAAAAGTCAGTTGTATTCAACACAGAAAGAAatactttaacttttttatcttattttctcAAACTCTTACccatttgaataaattttaatattcacaatAAACATGTCTATGTGTCAAACTTTTAAATGgccattttctattaaattttgcaCTAACACATAGTTGTTGAAAAGatgaagaacaaaattaaaaccgTTCCCCACTATATCAATTAGCTTTGACTCCATTAactctaaaatttaaaaaaaaagttatttttaactGCTAATATCTGGATAACTATTCTACTGATATAACAATATATGGGGCATTCCAGTTAAAATACTGCCTAAGCTTCTATTTTTGGTTATCAGTGTAAAGACACTGGTGATTTCATTCAGATTTTCGTAATTATAGTTTCCACCAAAAAATTTTTGCTCTCGTCAAACGTGTATCaccttgaatatttttatttttttaataattcgagtagaaaaaactaataaaaaaatacaaatataagttttaaaaagacTGACATTTCCTTAACTGTTGCATGATTTCCTGCTCTATAATCACTTGCCTTCTATAAtttcttcaataaattaaaaacttacataCTGCACGTTGCGTCTATTTCTATCTATATGAGTACGTTAAGAAATATGGTATAAAATATTCAAGTTGAGGAAGAATGGAAAAATACTCCTTTATATAGGAAAATTCCATTATATTTTATACCATAGAATCTATACAAGGAGTTCTTTAAATACAGTATATAGTTGCCATTCACTTGTGAATCTATGAAAAGGACTCCCTCAGAGAACCACTGGAGCAGCATGCTTAAGTGCCAtaacaaaattccaaaaaaaatgcatatttctGACAagcattcttaaaaaaatactccgCATGCCACAATAACTCTAACCACCAGCCCCACATTCCAATTTTACCCCAAAACCCTATGGAGTCCAGGTCCAGGCGGTCAGGCGGTCCCCACCCAAGTGCAACCGCTCGGCAACGGTCAGTACCAAGCCGAGTTCGTTCCTAGAGTGGTCGGAGAACATCGCATTAATGTCTCCGTATGTGGAGTACCGACTGCCGGCAGCCCTTATGCCGCCAAAGTCTACGACGTTCAAGCGATCAAAGTCAAAGAGGCCGCCAGTGGAGTGGTGGGAAAAGCGGTGACATTCTTGGGTAAGTTTTCCAAATTTCACCTCTTGCTGCCTTAACAAGCCGTTTTATAGTTGAAACGAGCCAAGCGGGTCCCGGGAACCTTGAAGTGACGGTAAACGGAGGCTTGGTACCGACGTCAGCTCAAGCCCAAGGACCTCACACCTACGCCATCTCGTTCACACCGAGAGAGCCCACGGTACATTCCGTAGATCTTCGATTTAACGGCCAAGACGTCCCAGGCAGTCCGTTTAAATGCAACGTTGTACCAGCCGCCCGAATTATATCCCCGGAAACGTTGGATAAGGTCTCAGTTGGACGCGCTTGTACCTTCATAGTTGAAAGCCCCACACCACCCATCGTGGAAGTTCTAGGACCAGCCAGAAGATCCCTCCAGACCCAAGTGAATCCTCACCTCGGTGATACGGGAAACTTCGAAGTTTCCTTCACACCTCTGGACGTGGGAGATCATAGCGTGGAAGTCCGCCTTCCGACCGGACACATTGAGGGCAGCCCCTTCCTAGTCAAAGCCTACGATGCCAGCAGAGTGACCGTCACCGATATCATGGACGGTGTGGTGGGAAAACCGGTATCTTTTAGCATTAACGCTTCTCAAGCTGGTGCTGGAAACCTGGAAATAATCGTCGCGGTAGGAGGACGTAACGTGCCCAATTTCGTCCAGAGCGAAGGCAACGCCAGATTCAAAGTGAACTTCAAACCTACCGAAGCTGCCACTCATACGCTCAGCGTCCGGTTCAATGGCCAACCGGTACCTGGATCGCCGTTCAGCTGTAAAGTGAGTCCTGGCAATATCCAGCCGAGATTACCTGTTTCGGGATCCGGGGTGGAGCTTGCGGCAGTGGACACCCCGgctgaaattaaaattgaaggAGTGACAAGTGGGGAGCCGCAGGTCGTGGTGACCGCTCCAACGGGAAAGCTTATTCCAGTGAAAATATCTGGTATCGGGGACGTGTATACTGCCCAATTTGTTCCAGAAATGGTGGGGAGACATTCCGTGGCCATATTGATTAACGATCAGCACGTGATTGGGTCGCCGTTTAGCTGTAACGTGTATGACGTTAACAAGGTTAATGTCACTGGACTGCCTGGGAAGAAAAGCGGTGATGTTAGTAGAGTGATGAATGATTTAAGGTATATAGATAATTTAGAACTTAATAAGGTTCACCTAAAATTTCTGGATTATAGTGAACTTGGTCCAGCTGAAGTAGGCAAGCCGGTAACATTCAGTGTAGACGCTGCTCAGGCAGGCGAAGGCACCTTGGAGCTCGTGGTATCCACCCAGCACACAACGATCAAAGCAGAAGTGGTGGCTTGTGCTAGAGGTCTCTATGACGTCACCTTTGTGCCCTTAACTCCCGAAGATCATTTTGTGAATATCACTTTTAATGATATTGCTGTAGGAGGCAGTCCTTTTCATTGTCCAGTTGTAAGTAGCATGTCATTCAATCATACTCGAGCTAACCTTACCAAAAAATCCAGATTGAGACAACTCAGTACCTCCAAATCGGCACCACCGGCTACATGGACTTACCGTCAGAGAGTCATCGTCTGGAAATCAAAGATCCCAACAACCATAACGTAAAATACGTCGTAAAAGACTACAAGGCCCAATATGTTTTGACCCAAACTGGCACCTACCAGATCCACGTGTATAAAGGCCACGAAATATACTCGACTAGGACCATGCACGTCTTCGACACCACCAAGATCGACATAGTGAACGTTCCAGAAGCAACTTGCCATCGGCCAGCGGTTGTGGGGATCAATATGGCCAAAGTTGGTCCGGGACAACTGACCGCATCGGTCCGAGTGGCCAACAGAGATGTCGCCCATAGCGTAAGACAGAACCCGATGAATCCCAACATGTGGGAGATCGTTTTCCATCCCCTTATCGCTGCACCCCATAAGATAACGCTGTTTTACAACAACGTACCAAAGTTTGGAGTACTGGAGGTGCCAGTAAAAAGTCCCGGAAGTGAGCCGTGGGCTGGCGGAGCTGGACTTTACCAAGCCAGGGTTGGAAAAGTCACGTCGTTCCAAATAGACACCCTGGGTCGTTCGGCAAGGGAGTTCGATGTAGTCGTGAGCGGTCCCACGGGATCCGCGGTTCCTGTAAGGTGTTACCAAACGAAAACCGGGAAACTGCAAGCGGAATTTACCGCGAGGGACGTCGGAGCTCATAAGGTCGAGGTACTACATCAAGCTAAACAGATTAACGGAAGCCCCTTTACTTGCCAGGCCGCTGATCCAGATAATGTTCGGATCGTTGATATTCCGACGTCGCAAGGGAACGTGGGGGAGAAGATTGTCTTTAATGGTAAGTCAGTTCGAGAATGTAAGAAGAGCCCTAAATTGTTTTCCCATTAAAGTTCTTACCAAGAATGCCGGGATTGCTGACTTGGAAGTCCAAGCCACGAATCCGATCAATCAAACGTTGGCAGTCCAGGAAATGTCCCTGGGGGATAATTTGGTTCAGATTAGTTTCGTGCCTACGTCAGCTGGTCTGCATCAGGTCGCCGTCACTTATGGTATGCCTCAAAGTTAATTACTTAGGATCATTAAAGTAACTCCTTCGAATTCTTAGGTGGAGTTCCGGTTAAAGGGTCTCCACTAGCCCTAGGAGTGGGCCCGGTAGGGCCTACTCCGCCACCAAGAGCTGTTGGTAAAGGGTTAGAATTCGCCAAAGTAGGAGAAAAGGCTACTTTTACAGTCAGCAGCGTCATTCAACCAAGAGTGTCTATTGAAGCTGTCGAAGGGAACATCGAGGCTCACATCCAAAGTCCCAAGCCCGGAGAATACACCGTCACATATATTCCTAAATGGGTTGGAACGTACGATATAATTATAGGGATAGGACCCAATGATGTAAGAaccttttttcatatttcttgtTAATCGAAATTATGAAGAACATTCGTTTTAGCTTCCCGGATCACCATTTAGGCCCAATGTAGTAGATCCCGAGGGAGTGAGGTTGATCGGGGGTTGGGATCAGTATTTGGATGAATCCGGAAGGCTTAAGCTGCCGGCCAAGTTGGCCTTTGATATTTCAAATGCCGGACCTGGTTCTCTCGAATGCCGGATCGATGGCAGAAGAGTAAATCCGGATAAAAATGGTACCCGTGTGAGGTTTGACTTGTCTGGTAAGTCATTGCCGAGTAGATTTCTGAAAGTCCAAGAGCATTTTCAAAGCTCGTTATCCTTTTAGGTGAAGGCTTGAACTCTGGAGAGCACGACTTTGAAATCAAATTCGCAAACTCTGTTCTACCAGATGCCCCAAGCAGCGCAGTCTCCTCTGGAGATCAAGTGGTACTGACTGGAAGAGGTTTGGCGGAAGCCAAGTGTTGTGAACCCTCCGTGTTCACCATCGATGGTTCTAAAGCCAGTGCAGGTAAAGAAAGGAAAGCAGTAATTCCTTCCTAAGCATAAATGTTTCATTTGTTTTATAGGAAACCCTGAGGTGACTCTGCATGCGGCCGACACTAACATTCCAGTGCCAGTAATGATCAGTTTGGCGGGTGAAAAAATTTGGAGAGCCACCTACACCGTTAATACACCTGGAAATTATCTGTTATCGGTATTATGGACTGGAAGGCCTGTTAAAGGTTGTCCACTTATGGTGGAGGCAAAGGGAGGTGCAGATGCCTCTAAGGTactaaagaaatttatatttgataTCGTAGAAATTGCCTagcaatttttattgtttaagttTGGCTTACGTCAGTGTAGGCTCTTGATGGGTTCAGGTCAAGTTTCTTGGTTGATAACTCTTGATCCGCTGAAGATagaataatgaaataaacaGCTTCCTCGATGTTTGGTACAGAATTGTACAAAATGAGTTTCAGAGGCATTAAGAATGCACAAATGTAGTCTCTTACTCTTTCTCTCTCAGATAATCAAGTCTAcacaactgcctgaaataactaaaaatattcttttaggcAAATCAATTGAGCTAAACCTTTTTACGttttctctctttctctctctcatATGGTTAAATTCActgaaatgcctgaaaaaaatagaaaatttttacaGGCCGTTAAGTTAGAGTTTCTTCTATCTGTCTTCCTCTCTTAGAGTATTGCATTCAGGTGCCTGAAATAGTAAAAGAAATTCTCAGGTAGTTAAGTTGAAAATGATTACTcttttctttctctctctctctgttgTGTGGTCTAATGCACTCAATTACCTAGAATTCAAAAAAGACATTCTTCCATATAAATCAATTGAGTTAAACTCTCTTTCGttttctctctttctctctctctcatATGGTTAAATTCActgaaatgcctgaaaaaaaataagaaattcttACAGGCCGTTAAGTTGGAGTTTCTTCTATCTCTCTTCCTCTCTTAGAGTATtgcactcaagtgcctggaatagtaaaaaaaattcttccaggcaattgagttgtaCTCTTTTACTCTCTTTTTGTCTCTCCTCTTCTTAGAGGATTAAAGGCACTCAAGTGCTTGGAATAGTAAAAGAAATTCTTAGGtagttaagttaaaaattattacttttttctttctctctctctctctctctgccGTGTGGTCTAATGCACTCAATTACCTAgaattcaaaaaagaaatattcttCCAGGTAAATCAATTGAGTTAAACTCTCTTACGttttctctctttctctctctcatATGGTTAAATTCACTAAAATGCATGAAAAAAATAGGGAATTCTTACAGGCCGTTAAGTTAGAGTTTCTTCtatctctctttctctctttgAGTATTGcattcaagtgcctggaacagtaaaaaaaaatctcccaGGCAATTAAGTTGTACTCTTTTACTCTCTTTCTGTCTCTTCTCTTCTTAGAGGATTAAAGgcactcaagtgcctggaatagtaaAAGAAATTCTCAGGCAGTTAAGttgaaaattattacttttttctttctctctctctctctctgccGTGTGGT from Anthonomus grandis grandis chromosome 13, icAntGran1.3, whole genome shotgun sequence includes these protein-coding regions:
- the LOC126743531 gene encoding filamin-C isoform X3, with product MPTQGSPVSVMGESTRLVPANSPAIFEIITNTNLAPDDLLVHVIAPSKRTVPARVLPGNRTGIQSVEFVPTEVGTHIVEVTVNGEKLPSGPLIAKVYDSSLIQVADVSGGVVGQPVQFRVDASQAGEGQLEISINEGEVPNHVQVVGGGRCLVSFTPDQAKPHLIDIKFNGETVRGCPFVCAVADTSRVTLSLSHLELVPVNQPSSFHMGVAGGGAAELAVAVRGPVGELPVKVTGDIHSGFTAEFTPVQVGAHQITVDYNGRPVQGTPFVAKAFDSNKVTVGTVARGTVGRPVTFAVDASEAGEGNLEITISARGLNIPTQVHPQGNARFAVSFVPAEACDHVVNVAFNKRPVVGCPLIVSVGGSGTGPSVTLPGPGPVHRPSTLLVNHPGRLEDIEVNVEGPGGQAVPTQVQPLGNGQYQAEFVPRVVGEHRINVSVCGVPTAGSPYAAKVYDVQAIKVKEAASGVVGKAVTFLVETSQAGPGNLEVTVNGGLVPTSAQAQGPHTYAISFTPREPTVHSVDLRFNGQDVPGSPFKCNVVPAARIISPETLDKVSVGRACTFIVESPTPPIVEVLGPARRSLQTQVNPHLGDTGNFEVSFTPLDVGDHSVEVRLPTGHIEGSPFLVKAYDASRVTVTDIMDGVVGKPVSFSINASQAGAGNLEIIVAVGGRNVPNFVQSEGNARFKVNFKPTEAATHTLSVRFNGQPVPGSPFSCKVSPGNIQPRLPVSGSGVELAAVDTPAEIKIEGVTSGEPQVVVTAPTGKLIPVKISGIGDVYTAQFVPEMVGRHSVAILINDQHVIGSPFSCNVYDVNKVNVTGLPGKKSGDVSRVMNDLSELGPAEVGKPVTFSVDAAQAGEGTLELVVSTQHTTIKAEVVACARGLYDVTFVPLTPEDHFVNITFNDIAVGGSPFHCPVIETTQYLQIGTTGYMDLPSESHRLEIKDPNNHNVKYVVKDYKAQYVLTQTGTYQIHVYKGHEIYSTRTMHVFDTTKIDIVNVPEATCHRPAVVGINMAKVGPGQLTASVRVANRDVAHSVRQNPMNPNMWEIVFHPLIAAPHKITLFYNNVPKFGVLEVPVKSPGSEPWAGGAGLYQARVGKVTSFQIDTLGRSAREFDVVVSGPTGSAVPVRCYQTKTGKLQAEFTARDVGAHKVEVLHQAKQINGSPFTCQAADPDNVRIVDIPTSQGNVGEKIVFNVLTKNAGIADLEVQATNPINQTLAVQEMSLGDNLVQISFVPTSAGLHQVAVTYGGVPVKGSPLALGVGPVGPTPPPRAVGKGLEFAKVGEKATFTVSSVIQPRVSIEAVEGNIEAHIQSPKPGEYTVTYIPKWVGTYDIIIGIGPNDLPGSPFRPNVVDPEGVRLIGGWDQYLDESGRLKLPAKLAFDISNAGPGSLECRIDGRRVNPDKNGTRVRFDLSGEGLNSGEHDFEIKFANSVLPDAPSSAVSSGDQVVLTGRGLAEAKCCEPSVFTIDGSKASAGNPEVTLHAADTNIPVPVMISLAGEKIWRATYTVNTPGNYLLSVLWTGRPVKGCPLMVEAKGGADASKVLCSGEGLRQGVVGREIRSWIDTRRAGPGELTAHCTGPRKVAYCELYDHGDATFTLNVKPQEPGRHQLTIKYAGQHVQGSPFILRVAGAPDASKVRVYGPGIEHGVLATFQSRFICDTRGAGAGQLTVRVRGPKGAFRVEMQRESQKDRTILCKYDPTEPGDYRVEVKWAGELVPGSPFHVMIFDTQEELRRYIASL